The proteins below come from a single Alosa sapidissima isolate fAloSap1 chromosome 23, fAloSap1.pri, whole genome shotgun sequence genomic window:
- the LOC121698224 gene encoding gap junction alpha-3 protein-like — protein sequence MGDWSFLGRLLENAQEHSTVIGKVWLTVLFIFRILVLGAAAEEVWGDEQSDFTCNTQQPGCENVCYDEAFPISHIRFWVLQIIFVSTPTLIYLGHVLHIVRMEEKRKEKEEEMRKALRFQEEKDLYRNGGEGGGGGGGGGGKKEKPPIRDEHGKIRIRGALLRTYIFNIIFKTLFEVGFILGQYFLYGFQLRPLYKCARWPCPNSVDCFISRPTEKTIFIIFMLVVACVSLLLNLLEIYHLGWKKVKQGMTNEFVPERELVGDETRETDNVTVLPETRASAPIPNHPPNYTDLTVAGRGAFMPPTHSMALVATPEAEHKSDPLHDPLHSSMFSSNNSNNYRLPVGQNWANMAAELQSSEAKPCTPCLSSSSSSCSLSNMAHPKEPPLASSGVMTDGDADGDESSRGGKSDAGRDITTTTVEMHEPPVVPTDVRRLSRASKTSSIRARPDDLAV from the coding sequence ATGGGTGACTGGAGCTTTCTGGGGCGTCTGTTGGAGAACGCGCAGGAGCACTCAACGGTCATCGGCAAGGTGTGGCTGACCGTCCTCTTCATCTTCCGGATTCTGGTGCTGGGGGCCGCCGCCGAGGAGGTGTGGGGTGACGAGCAGTCGGACTTcacctgcaacacacaacaGCCCGGTTGCGAGAACGTCTGCTATGACGAGGCCTTCCCCATTTCGCACATTCGCTTCTGGGTGCTACAGATCATCTTCGTGTCCACGCCGACGCTCATCTACCTGGGACACGTCCTTCACATTGTCCGCATggaggagaaaaggaaagagaaggaggaggagatgcgCAAGGCTCTCCGCTTCCAGGAAGAGAAGGATCTCTACAGGAACGGCGGcgaaggtggaggaggtgggggtggcgGAGGTGGGAAAAAGGAGAAGCCCCCAATTCGTGACGAGCATGGAAAGATTCGTATCCGGGGGGCTCTGCTCCGCACCTACATCTTCAACATCATCTTCAAAACCCTGTTTGAGGTGGGCTTCATCCTGGGCCAGTACTTTCTCTACGGTTTCCAGCTTAGACCCCTGTACAAGTGTGCCCGATGGCCTTGCCCAAACTCAGTAGACTGCTTCATCTCCAGGCCCACGGAAAAgaccatttttattattttcatgcTTGTGGTGGCTTGCGTGTCCCTTTTGTTGAACCTCTTAGAGATCTACCACCTGGGCTGGAAGAAAGTCAAGCAGGGCATGACCAATGAGTTTGTACCGGAGCGTGAGTTGGTGGGCGATGAGACCAGGGAGACTGACAATGTGACAGTCCTGCCCGAGACTCGAGCGTCCGCTCCCATCCCCAACCACCCGCCCAACTACACAGACCTGACTGTCGCAGGGAGAGGCGCCTTCATGCCGCCAACCCACTCCATGGCCCTTGTGGCCACCCCTGAGGCAGAGCACAAGTCAGACCCTCTCCACGaccccctccactcctccatgTTCTCCAGCAATAACAGCAACAACTACCGGCTACCTGTGGGGCAGAATTGGGCCAACATGGCTGCCGAGCTGCAGTCTAGTGAAGCCAAGCCGTGCACCCCTtgcttgtcctcctcctcctcttcatgctCTCTGAGTAACATGGCGCACCCCAAGGAGCCCCCCCTGGCCTCCTCTGGCGTGATGACTGATGGCGATGCTGATGGCGATGAATCCAGCAGAGGGGGGAAGAGTGATGCTGGTCGCGACATCACAACTACCACAGTGGAGATGCATGAACCGCCAGTGGTCCCGACCGATGTCCGCAGGCTAAGCAGGGCGAGTAAGACCAGCAGCATCAGAGCCAGGCCCGATGACCTCGCTGTCTAG